The window AGAGAGGAGTTGGGTTTTCCCGTTACATCCATCCTTAGTACGTACATGCATGTTTCCTagctttttatttgtttacaaaTGAGCCAATAGGATCCGATTCCACGTATCGGGCAATCCAGGGAGGCACCAATGTATGCAATCAGCGTTACGCATTGGATCAGCTCTCTGCTCAGCCGTTAGCATCTTTCCCCCAGTCTCCGTGTAGACCGATGTGTGGGCGTCGATGCGGTACTCCGAGAGCTGCGTGATGTTAATGACAGTCACGTGCGTGGCCATGTGCTTCACGACGCTTGACACCACTTTCATCATCTGCTTGTTCGACCCAGTTCCCCAAAACCTCTTATCTTTTACTGGCTCTGTCTCGTTGAAACACTTCGTCCCGTTTGGCTTCCCCCAATCCGCACTTCTGCACGTTTTACACAACACTCTAGATAATAACTATACAGGCTCGTTTTGATTGTTTTATGTGTGCTAAGATCGTTCTTtgcatgtgtatatatatggaaCCATGCGTTTGCATTACGCATTTAcgtttataatttatagtaaccgtaacaaataaataaatccaAAAACTAGATGTTTTTCTTACCTAGTATGAGTAGGGGACATGGTAGTGAAGAAGACTTTGGTCTTGTTAGAGTCAACGGTAGAGTCAACCCAATTAGCCCATGTCTTGAGCCCTAACCTGTAAGCCACTGGTGTGTCTAATGCCTCCGCACCGCTCTCTCCATTTCCAAATGAACCCCACAAAGCTTTCATTCTGAGTCCACTCATCCACCAAACATATGTGTTGAAAACTAGAATATCAGCTCCTTCCCAATACTTTGATCGATCTTCCACTGAATCCACTTTTACTACCCTCTTCTTCATATCCAAAATCACAGGCAAATCCGTGTTCGATTCCACAATAAACGGTGCCCAGTAAAACTCTATACTCGCATTGTATTCctataaaacaacaaaaaaacgtaAGCTTCGCTTGCAACACAAGGTACAGTGAAACCTCACCTAACAAAGGTTGTGAGCAAGTTACAATCTTTAAACATACCTTTGCTTTAAAGACAAAGTATTTTTTGCTACGCTTCATTGATTTTTCTCCTTCGGGTATTATTGATTCCACCAAACACACGAACGACTCCCATTGACTTCGTTGCAAAGAATCTCCGACAAAAAGCAATCTTTTTCCTCTGAGTTTGTTCATTGCTAACTTCGGATTAAATCTGTTTCAAGACAGAAAAAAATTAGAGATTCTGACTCCAAACCGTGAATAGACATAGTAGGCTTCTGAGTATAGATAAGATATAGTCACCGTGGGATAGTACAGTCATCAGGCTGCCATTCCCACCGAAGATAATCAGTTTCTGGTCTTCCATTTTTCATGCAAGAGAATTGACGGTCGATGTATGGACATGATTCATCCGTGTAGAGTGGCTCAGCTGAGCTATTGTAAACCCATTTCCCTGCTGCAACATTACACTCTTCTGGATCGAATTCGAACCTGTCGTCCAGAACATCCATCTTTTCTGATCTCTCCTCTCGAACTTTCTCCTCTGACCAACAAGAAAAATTACATGAGATTACTTGCGTCACAAGagaggaaaaaaatcaaaataaggCAAACAGAGTTTTGAGATTCGGGTATCCTTTCTTACTAGGTTTCGAGCTGATGTTTTTCCTCGGACAAGACTTTGACCTGAGGAAatttgaagaggaagaagacatcAAGCTGATTCTTTCAGTGTATAAGAGAACGAAGAACATAAAACCACATAGAACAAGAACGATGATTGATAGAGGAATCCTGGTTCCGCCCACTGCTCCTCTGTTAGGAATCAAGAAGCTCATAGTGGCGAATCTGGTAAATTTTCTGTTGAAATTAGAGAGAAAGGTGTTTAGGGAGTGTTTGGTTTTTATTTGGGATATTAAGGATTGAGTAGGAGTGAAGCGAAAGGCATGTTTCGATGTGTTGCTTCCATCTTTTCCCATTCTAACAAAGATGTGGTTAGGGAGGTTAAGGTTTTACATGATTGTGTTTTAACTATTGATTAAGATATGTAAACGTGAAATGCACATTGTCATTCATTAGATCAACTTTTGTTTGGCTAAATCCTTTATATGTCTTCCTTTTAACCATACAAACAGAAGAAATGGCGATTTGAATAAATTTTCGctactttttttaataaaaccatCGTGataaatttcataaaatcattaattttttttttgccaacagtcatattttttttttaatcactcATTGCTTTAAGCAGTTGAAAATGTAAATTACATCAAAATTGGTGTTGCGTAAATTCTTTTATACCTAGAACTTTGGTGTCAAGCTTAAACATTATATAGAACAAACATAGAGTGACTTACTTGACACACATGGAGTTATTATATAAGCGAATATTAATTTGATAAGAAGGGTTAATTAAATCACTAATCGATAATTCATTCTTCAAAGACGTTTAAAGTTAAGGAACAAATAGTTGATGAATTGTTATCTTGGCCATCAACATCAGAGTAAACGgagaaatagatatatatatatatatattcattttgtCAATGGCTCATGAAAATCAAATAAACTTACACCAGCAATAGTTGGTGTTGCTTACAAAACCAACAATAGCTCCTTTTAGTTATTTTCAGTTTGATGATAATTAAATCAATTATTAAAGGCAACACAAAAATCATTAGGCTTCTACTTTCGCAATTAATAATGCATATAGTGGGAAATGTTGCAACATACTTTTCATCAGTAGtctttgtttgattgtttcATTTATAGAATGAAGACATAAATTAGAAATGAAGGCTAAAAATTGGAGATGCGGGGTATCGGGGTACCTCTCGCATGCTAAGCGAGCGCTCTACCATCTGAGCTACATCCCCATTGCTTGAAAAATAGAAATTGTCTTTTACCGTTCAAAGGTTATGTGTGAGCTAAGGCTATACAAGTCGAGTTTGATGTTTATGATGACAAAACAATGTATGCGTTTGTGATAGTCAAACAACGTTACGCGCTAGTTTTCTTTAGAGGCGGTCGAATATATCGAAGAGTATTCTCATTCTGCCGGGATTAAATACTTTTATGGAACAGTCAAATCCTATGCGCGAATTTGACATTCAAGACTTTCATGCTCTCACTTTATTAGGATAACTCATCTCCATAAACGGCCGAATCAGTTCTCTTCTAAAATTTGTAGAGCCCCGTAGCTTTGGAATATTTAACGTGCAAATTGTGGTCTCTCCTTCTACGTACCGTTACttctttgactttttttttgtatttctgtGATTTTTTTCGAGTTTCACATAATCACATGTAAAATTCATTAACAACTTCCCATTCTAATTCATTTAAACTTCGAATTATGAATATATGATTTAGTCgaccaacttatttttatttactaaaagTTAATTAAAAATGCAAAAGTGCACTGGTGACCTTTGAGGGTCTACTCCACGTTTCTATCAAGTTGTATTGACGCGGCGGATGAGCCTTGTCTATATGAATATGATATCtttattataaatgtattaCGAAATTACAGTAGTGTGAACGCCATGTGACACGGTTTCAAGTTTTTAACTGTGTTGCGATCTGTTTGGTAGCTGGCTGTtgcaagagaagaaagaaataatacaataataaaaaactactagagaaaaaaaaacgttaTATATATGTGAGTTAATACACAGATAACGCGGTGAAGTAATAATGTGTGACAAATGTGAGTTTAGAATTTTGTAACAAGGCGGACTTTTACTTACTTTTTGTTTAACGACTGATTAATTAATAACCATGGAACACTATTATTAGCAGATCAAAGTAGCTAAAAATAGTAAACCAATTTGCTTTTGGATATGCTCGTTTTACTCGTTCTATTATAGGTCCAAGATTTTCACATTTCCTCTTATTTTGAGGTTAGTTACCACTAAATGCATCAGAAGTACTATTTTCAAAAGCTCACTTTTGTACAACAACTGAtttaaaaacacatttttgaGGGTAACTGATTTAAAAACTCATAGATTATGAACCTAAAACCCCAAAACAAAAACCCCAGGAAATTAAAGCATTCTACGAGAGCAAACTAGGATTTGTGGTTTTCAACTCAACTATTCATATACtaaataaaacaaacattaATAAAATGAGATTGAAGTTACTAAAGAACTAGCTAAGTGATCCCATGCTTAAATCAAATAGCtagaaaacaatatttaaaagcCTTGATAATGATCATCATTGTGATCTCTATTAAGCTTATTAAGCAAAGCATCAATGAGTGTATCTCTCTTCCGAGCCCTAGCTTCTTCTCTCAACCGTCTCTCATCCTCTctctccatccacctcctctccGCAGCAGCTCTCTCCTCCTCTAGATCAGCCATTCTCCTCCGCCTCTCGTgctctctcttctccctctctctctccttcatctCCCATGAAGCTATCCATTCTTTCTCCATCTTCACCGTTTGCCTCATAAAGTCCTCCAATATTTCTTTCAATGTACTACCCGCGGTTTCAGCTTTGGTACTACCTGTAAATATACCTTTTCCTTTTTTCACACGTTTTCTTGGATCAGTAGAAGTACTAGTAGTAATCACTTCTGCCTCTTTCTTGTCTGTCTCGATGAAAGACAAGAGTTCCTCGTTGATGTCTTGATTTGGCTCCTCAACTtgatcttcttcctcttcgtcaGATGAAAACTGATGGTGTTTTCTCTTCGAAGAAGTGCTTCCTTCTGTGGGCTCTGACCACAAATTTCTTTGCATTCTTGCTGTGAAAATCGATTGGATCTCGCTGTAGAATGGGAACTGCTGCCTACTAGCTTCTGGTTCAGTCGTTTCACACGCCTGTCCCATACATATTCAATATGTTATATACTAGTACATACACACAAAATATGTTTCTATGCATGTAAATATGTGACTGTTATTGTATGCTATATACCCGTTCCTATCTAAGTGACCAAGTAGCTTAACTCGAATTAGTAATCTCGTATAAAAGATGTTCATCTATTACTTTTATTATTGACTTGTACTTAACGTATGAtgtataactatatatatgcaGACGTATTCAACTATCATGTGATTAGTAAAGGACGCCTCTTAATAAGGTCATGCATCCGTTATAGATAACggtaattgatttttttttttgtggaatttTGTGAACACGAGATATAACTTACGTACAGTTACCATGTGAAATACTAGTATGAcaagaaaaagagagatatTATTGTATAACGGATCAAACTGTGAACATAATGCTGCATCATGAAATTCAGCGAAAAACGCGTTACTTGTTACTATAAATGGCATGGTAATTAATATTCTAAACAACCTAGGACATTAGGTTAAACTCATAAATTGATGTTTATGTAATATCGTTCATATATCTATACATACACCATATATAGATTAGGTTTTCAATATGCATACTAGTCAATCTTACCACAGATGAAATAATCAAACAATACATATATACACATAGTCATAATTTTAGAATGATGGAACATGGCTTGTACTTATGATGCATATTCTTGTAACCATGATCATAGAAAAACATTAATGagtgtatatataaaaagagaatatagagaaaaatataaaaagatagATAGTTGAAGCCAGGTAACCTTGTATCTAGTGACGAGGTTCTTCCACTTGCTCTTACACTGTTCTGCGCTTCGGGCAAAACCCTTGTCGGCCATTTTAGCGGCGACGACTTCCCAAAGTAGCTTATTACGTTTGGTCTCCATGAAAGTCTGATCGAGCTCTTCTCTTATACCCAAAAGCTCCTTTGTCTCCTCTATGCTCCACTGAGGGATTCTCTCACCTCCTCCGCCACCAGAATCCATCGCAGCCATCGTGCTCTGCGGCGGTAGAGGGAGCTGTTGCTGTTGGATCAAGTGATAAAGTTGATGTTCGTGATGATGGAAAGGGTTACGTCGGTCCATTATTTGGGATCAAAGTCTTTGTGACGTAAAGAGAATGAGATACTTTTTGTGGGTTCTTTATAAATGAAGAGGAGTTTCTTTGGAAAATAGGAGAAGAAGatagagaggaagaagagaaagcGAGATTTTAATATAATCTATCAGGTGGTGTGAAAAGAAGGTGTGAAATCGTCGAGAGACAATTGAAgtatagttttttgtttttttctctctaatttaaataattgatatactatagaaataaaaatattttgtggaATAAACTACGAACACTAATATTTTAGATTAAGATATAATTGATGCTAGGTTTAATTAAAGCAGCTAACTAAAGAAAACCATATATCCTTCTTAATTTTGGGATTCtagatgtttatttttttgcttcattttttcttctttcagtTTTTCGTCTATTGAGGCGGCAATTCAACGGTCTCATGTTTATTTATtaccataaataaatataatcttTATATAATACTGCGTTACTATTTCGTCACGCTTACGAGTAGCACctgattttaaattattttttattatttttctaaaacctcaaaataaataatcattatGACCTTTATGGTCAATTGACCGACTAGATTTTCCCTTGTCCATAGTTTTGGTAATGTTCCTTctatat of the Brassica rapa cultivar Chiifu-401-42 chromosome A03, CAAS_Brap_v3.01, whole genome shotgun sequence genome contains:
- the LOC103855424 gene encoding protein trichome birefringence-like 3, encoding MGKDGSNTSKHAFRFTPTQSLISQIKTKHSLNTFLSNFNRKFTRFATMSFLIPNRGAVGGTRIPLSIIVLVLCGFMFFVLLYTERISLMSSSSSNFLRSKSCPRKNISSKPKEKVREERSEKMDVLDDRFEFDPEECNVAAGKWVYNSSAEPLYTDESCPYIDRQFSCMKNGRPETDYLRWEWQPDDCTIPRFNPKLAMNKLRGKRLLFVGDSLQRSQWESFVCLVESIIPEGEKSMKRSKKYFVFKAKEYNASIEFYWAPFIVESNTDLPVILDMKKRVVKVDSVEDRSKYWEGADILVFNTYVWWMSGLRMKALWGSFGNGESGAEALDTPVAYRLGLKTWANWVDSTVDSNKTKVFFTTMSPTHTRSADWGKPNGTKCFNETEPVKDKRFWGTGSNKQMMKVVSSVVKHMATHVTVINITQLSEYRIDAHTSVYTETGGKMLTAEQRADPMRNADCIHWCLPGLPDTWNRILLAHL
- the LOC103855423 gene encoding trihelix transcription factor GT-3a, which codes for MDRRNPFHHHEHQLYHLIQQQQLPLPPQSTMAAMDSGGGGGERIPQWSIEETKELLGIREELDQTFMETKRNKLLWEVVAAKMADKGFARSAEQCKSKWKNLVTRYKACETTEPEASRQQFPFYSEIQSIFTARMQRNLWSEPTEGSTSSKRKHHQFSSDEEEEDQVEEPNQDINEELLSFIETDKKEAEVITTSTSTDPRKRVKKGKGIFTGSTKAETAGSTLKEILEDFMRQTVKMEKEWIASWEMKEREREKREHERRRRMADLEEERAAAERRWMEREDERRLREEARARKRDTLIDALLNKLNRDHNDDHYQGF